The proteins below are encoded in one region of Haematospirillum jordaniae:
- the betA gene encoding choline dehydrogenase encodes MLDEVDDIIIGAGSAGAVLAARLSEDCNRQVLLVEAGGPDWRMDIRTQMPAALAWPLQGDRYNWGYRTDPEPYMDGRRMDCSRGKGLGGSSLINGMCYIRGNPMDFNTWASQPGLADWSYQHCLPYFRKSETRDTGANDYHGDTGPLHVTTPKPDNNPLFAAMVEAAVQAGYPRTDDLNGYQQEGFGPMDRTVTAHGRRCSTSRGWLDQARHRRNLRIMAGTLVDRILFSDQRAVGIQLLHKTNPAPVTIRARREIVVCAGAIGSPQILQRSGVGSSSLLGSIGIPVVEDLPGVGENLQDHLEIYMQYSCTQPISLYPALQWRNWPSIGARWLFMGDGIGASNHFEAGGFIRSGTKFLWPNIQYHFLPLAIRYDGRSAFKAHGFQAHVGSMRSPSRGRVYITSKDPAAPPGIVFSYMSSRQDWEEFRDAIRITRHIISQPALDFCRGEEISPGPDVDNDRSMDDFVRRNAETAYHPCGTCRMGNDDLAVVDGQGRVHGLQGLRVVDASIMPQIITGNLNATTIMMAEKIADSMRGRTALPASKATFHTCPELRKAMDGSVKSSAPEPAGTAQTSHPSHPGI; translated from the coding sequence ATGCTCGACGAGGTTGACGACATCATTATTGGCGCTGGTTCCGCCGGTGCCGTACTGGCAGCTCGCCTCAGCGAGGACTGCAACCGTCAGGTTCTTTTGGTTGAGGCAGGAGGACCAGACTGGCGCATGGACATCCGGACTCAGATGCCGGCAGCACTGGCGTGGCCCTTGCAGGGAGACCGCTACAACTGGGGCTATAGAACCGACCCGGAGCCATACATGGACGGCCGCCGCATGGATTGCAGTCGCGGCAAGGGCTTGGGGGGGTCATCCCTGATCAATGGTATGTGTTATATCCGCGGTAATCCAATGGATTTCAATACTTGGGCCAGCCAACCGGGACTTGCTGACTGGTCATACCAACACTGTCTGCCGTATTTTCGCAAGTCCGAGACCCGCGATACAGGCGCCAATGACTACCACGGTGACACAGGCCCCCTGCATGTCACCACGCCCAAGCCTGACAACAATCCCCTGTTCGCCGCCATGGTAGAAGCTGCCGTACAGGCAGGGTATCCACGAACAGATGATCTGAACGGGTATCAGCAGGAAGGTTTCGGCCCAATGGACCGGACCGTCACCGCTCATGGCCGACGCTGCAGCACATCCCGGGGGTGGCTGGATCAAGCACGCCATCGCCGGAACCTCCGCATCATGGCCGGAACGCTGGTCGACCGCATCCTGTTTTCCGATCAACGAGCTGTAGGCATTCAGCTGTTACACAAGACAAACCCCGCTCCCGTTACCATAAGGGCCCGTCGTGAAATTGTTGTGTGTGCAGGCGCCATTGGCTCCCCCCAGATCCTGCAGCGATCAGGTGTCGGCTCCTCTTCCCTGCTTGGTTCCATCGGCATCCCGGTTGTGGAGGACCTTCCCGGCGTGGGTGAGAACCTTCAGGACCATCTTGAGATATACATGCAATACAGCTGCACCCAACCCATCTCCCTGTACCCGGCCCTGCAATGGCGAAACTGGCCAAGCATCGGTGCGCGCTGGCTTTTCATGGGAGACGGGATTGGCGCAAGCAACCACTTTGAAGCCGGTGGATTCATACGCTCCGGTACCAAATTCCTGTGGCCAAACATACAGTACCACTTTCTGCCCCTAGCTATCCGCTATGATGGCCGCAGTGCATTCAAGGCACACGGATTTCAGGCCCATGTCGGCTCCATGCGCTCTCCCAGCCGGGGCAGGGTATACATTACGTCCAAGGATCCAGCCGCACCACCCGGCATTGTTTTCAGCTACATGAGTTCAAGACAGGATTGGGAAGAGTTCCGCGACGCTATACGGATTACCCGCCATATCATAAGCCAGCCGGCCCTTGATTTCTGCCGGGGCGAAGAAATAAGCCCCGGACCCGACGTTGACAACGACCGCTCCATGGATGATTTCGTGCGCAGAAATGCCGAAACAGCTTATCATCCGTGTGGGACCTGCCGTATGGGCAACGATGATCTCGCCGTGGTGGACGGGCAGGGCAGGGTGCATGGTCTGCAGGGCCTGCGGGTTGTCGATGCATCGATCATGCCACAGATCATCACCGGTAACCTGAACGCAACCACCATCATGATGGCGGAAAAGATCGCCGACAGCATGCGGGGAAGAACAGCTTTGCCCGCAAGCAAGGCCACATTCCACACCTGTCCCGAACTCAGAAAGGCAATG